A single window of Methanothermobacter marburgensis str. Marburg DNA harbors:
- a CDS encoding MgtC/SapB family protein, which produces MDFPVIKFLIALAIGALVGIERERRTQGTEFAGIRTFILISLMGALSAYLSGIFPLMLPLAFLGLVAIVSASYIVSTRDDGDIGITGEIAAFITFMLGAMSFSGDYRLAAMLAIIVTALLALKRYIHIAVRRISEREMIDTIKFLVIAFVILPLLPDTSLGPWGVFNPYQVWLMVVFISAISYAGYIAMKIAGPDRGLSATGIIGGLVSSTAVVTAMAGRVRESDDLIRPAVFAAVVSSSMMFFRILLEVSVINPSLMGYVAPPMLAMGVTGMALGVLFMRSPSKIDHDIKIQNPFSVKPALIFGALFLAILFLSKAANVYLGRGGVLAAAVISGVADVDAITVSMSLLAAGGSLSSSTAAAAITLAGVSNTIIKGGIAFALGTKMFGKRVGTLFLVIVLTGLVAVGLMGI; this is translated from the coding sequence ATGGATTTCCCGGTAATTAAGTTTTTGATAGCCCTTGCCATAGGAGCCCTGGTGGGTATTGAGAGGGAAAGGCGGACCCAGGGGACTGAATTTGCGGGTATAAGGACCTTCATCCTGATATCACTCATGGGGGCCCTTTCAGCGTATCTATCAGGGATTTTCCCTCTGATGCTTCCTCTTGCCTTTCTGGGTCTGGTTGCCATAGTATCTGCAAGTTACATTGTGAGCACGAGGGATGATGGGGATATTGGAATAACAGGGGAGATCGCAGCGTTTATAACCTTCATGCTCGGGGCCATGTCTTTTTCAGGTGATTACAGGCTTGCAGCCATGCTTGCCATCATTGTAACGGCGCTCCTTGCCCTCAAAAGGTACATTCACATTGCCGTAAGGAGGATAAGTGAGAGGGAGATGATAGATACAATAAAATTCCTTGTAATAGCCTTTGTGATTCTCCCTCTTCTTCCGGATACATCACTTGGCCCCTGGGGGGTTTTCAACCCCTATCAGGTGTGGCTGATGGTTGTTTTCATATCAGCCATAAGCTATGCAGGTTACATTGCAATGAAGATAGCAGGGCCAGACAGGGGCCTTAGCGCCACCGGAATAATAGGGGGCCTGGTGTCAAGTACAGCTGTGGTTACGGCAATGGCAGGGCGCGTGAGGGAATCTGATGATCTCATAAGGCCGGCGGTGTTCGCGGCGGTTGTTTCAAGTTCAATGATGTTTTTCAGGATCCTGCTGGAGGTCTCCGTTATAAACCCCTCACTGATGGGGTACGTTGCACCCCCAATGCTTGCCATGGGGGTAACCGGCATGGCCCTGGGCGTTCTCTTCATGAGGTCACCATCAAAGATTGATCACGATATTAAAATTCAAAACCCATTCTCTGTTAAGCCCGCACTCATATTTGGGGCGCTTTTCCTGGCAATTCTGTTCCTATCCAAGGCAGCGAACGTCTACCTTGGTCGTGGAGGTGTTCTGGCAGCTGCTGTGATTTCTGGGGTTGCTGATGTGGATGCCATAACCGTGAGCATGTCTTTACTGGCAGCAGGGGGTTCTTTAAGTTCATCAACAGCTGCAGCTGCCATAACCCTCGCAGGAGTCTCAAACACAATTATAAAGGGAGGAATAGCCTTTGCACTTGGCACAAAAATGTTCGGGAAAAGGGTGGGGACCCTCTTCCTTGTCATTGTGCTCACGGGCCTCGTGGCGGTTGGCCTTATGGGAATCTAG
- a CDS encoding cupin domain-containing protein — protein MEIKGKVLKLNELIDYQDDSVVSREIIRKDTGTVTLFAFDSGQGLSEHTAPFDAMVQVIEGEAEITISGEKNRVAAGEMIIMPANEPHAVMAVEPFKMLLTMIRS, from the coding sequence ATGGAGATTAAGGGAAAGGTTCTGAAACTGAATGAACTGATTGACTACCAGGACGATTCAGTGGTGAGCAGGGAGATCATCAGAAAGGACACCGGTACGGTGACCCTCTTTGCCTTTGACAGTGGTCAGGGTCTCAGTGAACACACCGCGCCCTTTGATGCCATGGTCCAGGTGATTGAGGGTGAGGCGGAAATTACAATAAGTGGAGAGAAGAACCGTGTGGCCGCAGGGGAGATGATAATAATGCCGGCCAATGAGCCCCATGCGGTGATGGCTGTGGAACCCTTCAAGATGCTCCTCACCATGATAAGGTCATGA
- the hcp gene encoding hydroxylamine reductase yields MKYRCKVCDYIYDPEVGDPTSGIKPGTPFQELPEDWLCPVCNVGKDQFEPLRGEVRRVRPEDIDMFCYQCSQTVRGRACTVKGVCGKEATVARLQDNLLFAIKGISAYLYHARELGYTDEVVDAFLERGFYSTLTNVNFDAEEFVSLALEAGEMNLRTMKLLKKAHMDTYGEPEPAEVRVGALDGPAIIATGHSLKALEELLKQTEGSGVNVYTHSELLPAHGYPGLRKYPHLAGQLGGPWFDQRETFSRYSAAVLGTSNCVLLPRDSYRDRMFTCGVARLPGVEHVDGYDFSPVIEKALELPPLKEEDSATLTTGFGLSTILSLADKIKELVEEGKIRRFFLVGGCDSPLPQAKYYTEFVRKLPEDTVVLTLACGKYRFNSMDLGDIDGIPRLIDLGQCNDSIVAVELVEALSNLFSMDVNELPLSIVLSWMEQKAAAILWSLLSLNLRGMYIGPILPGWANDDIINVLVDKYELTPIGDPEEDIKKMME; encoded by the coding sequence ATGAAGTACCGCTGCAAGGTATGTGACTACATATACGACCCTGAGGTGGGTGACCCCACATCAGGTATAAAACCTGGAACGCCCTTCCAGGAACTTCCAGAGGACTGGCTCTGCCCGGTCTGCAATGTGGGGAAGGACCAGTTTGAGCCCCTCAGGGGTGAGGTGAGGCGCGTGAGGCCAGAGGATATAGACATGTTCTGCTACCAGTGCTCCCAGACCGTCCGTGGAAGGGCCTGCACAGTAAAGGGAGTCTGTGGAAAGGAAGCGACCGTTGCAAGACTCCAGGACAACCTTTTATTTGCAATTAAGGGTATCTCGGCCTACCTCTACCATGCCCGGGAACTTGGATACACCGATGAAGTTGTGGATGCCTTCCTTGAGAGGGGATTCTACTCAACACTCACCAACGTGAACTTCGATGCAGAGGAATTCGTAAGCCTAGCCCTTGAGGCTGGTGAGATGAACCTGAGGACCATGAAGCTCCTCAAGAAGGCCCACATGGATACCTACGGGGAACCTGAACCCGCAGAGGTTAGGGTTGGGGCCCTTGATGGTCCCGCCATAATAGCAACAGGCCACAGCCTGAAGGCGCTTGAAGAGCTGCTCAAGCAGACTGAGGGTTCCGGTGTGAATGTGTACACACACTCGGAGCTGCTCCCAGCCCATGGTTACCCTGGCCTCAGGAAGTACCCGCACCTTGCCGGGCAGCTCGGCGGCCCCTGGTTCGACCAGAGGGAGACCTTCTCACGCTACAGCGCCGCGGTGCTTGGAACCTCAAACTGTGTGCTCCTTCCACGTGACAGCTACAGGGATAGGATGTTCACCTGTGGTGTTGCCCGGCTCCCGGGGGTTGAACATGTGGATGGCTACGACTTCAGCCCGGTGATAGAGAAGGCCCTTGAGCTTCCACCCCTTAAAGAGGAGGACTCCGCGACACTAACAACAGGGTTTGGGCTCTCAACAATCCTCTCACTTGCAGATAAAATAAAGGAACTGGTGGAGGAGGGTAAAATCAGGAGGTTCTTCCTTGTTGGTGGCTGTGATTCACCCCTGCCACAGGCAAAGTACTACACCGAATTTGTGAGGAAGCTCCCTGAGGATACCGTGGTTCTCACACTGGCCTGCGGCAAGTACCGTTTCAACTCAATGGATCTGGGTGACATAGATGGAATTCCCCGGCTAATAGACCTGGGCCAGTGCAACGACTCCATAGTGGCAGTGGAGCTTGTGGAGGCACTGAGCAACCTCTTCAGTATGGACGTGAATGAGCTGCCCCTCAGCATAGTCCTCAGCTGGATGGAGCAGAAGGCCGCTGCAATACTCTGGAGCCTCCTATCACTTAACCTCAGGGGCATGTACATAGGTCCCATACTGCCTGGATGGGCCAACGATGACATCATAAATGTGCTCGTTGATAAATATGAACTCACACCAATAGGTGACCCTGAAGAGGATATAAAGAAAATGATGGAGTGA
- a CDS encoding TrmB family transcriptional regulator: protein MERKVMKALRLMGLTDYQAAAYTAMVSLVSAGASDVAEASGIPRSRIYEVLRQLSDRGFVEVERGKPLRYHVVPPAEVFRREKKRIMKELDEAMNQLRRTYEDQVARVPAPVWLIHGQEKIMKKEIEIISRTRSELKMRMGFIFRDELRELRPAIERIVDRGADVRIMAPEDLDLPCEVRVVSMPPVRMFVRDSGEMMWIFSRFTPEGSPIPETAMGIWNQYPEIAENYSRIFDSIWYGESYGGAGGI, encoded by the coding sequence ATGGAACGGAAGGTAATGAAAGCACTTAGACTCATGGGACTTACAGACTATCAGGCGGCTGCATACACCGCAATGGTATCATTGGTATCTGCAGGGGCCTCCGATGTGGCCGAGGCATCAGGAATCCCAAGGTCAAGGATCTATGAGGTGCTGAGGCAGCTTTCAGACAGGGGATTTGTGGAGGTGGAGCGCGGCAAACCCCTCAGGTACCATGTGGTTCCCCCTGCAGAGGTTTTCAGGAGGGAAAAGAAGAGAATAATGAAGGAACTGGATGAGGCCATGAACCAGCTCAGGCGAACCTACGAGGACCAGGTTGCGAGGGTACCGGCCCCGGTATGGCTCATACACGGACAGGAGAAGATAATGAAGAAGGAAATCGAGATCATATCAAGGACCAGGTCCGAACTCAAAATGAGGATGGGTTTCATATTCCGGGATGAGCTGAGGGAGCTGCGCCCTGCAATTGAGAGGATAGTGGATAGAGGTGCTGATGTAAGGATAATGGCCCCTGAGGACCTTGATCTGCCATGTGAGGTGAGGGTCGTGAGCATGCCGCCTGTTCGAATGTTTGTGAGGGATTCAGGGGAGATGATGTGGATATTCTCCAGGTTCACACCTGAAGGGTCCCCGATACCTGAGACTGCAATGGGTATATGGAACCAGTACCCTGAGATAGCAGAGAACTACTCGAGGATATTTGACAGCATATGGTATGGTGAATCCTATGGGGGGGCAGGAGGTATCTAG
- a CDS encoding threonine--tRNA ligase, with the protein MRILLIHSDYLEYETKNKTGIAEEIPEDKMKGHFTESLVVFTAVEAEDEENPDSVIENAVNEIVRVFGDVKADNVVIYPYAHLSSSLSSPKTARRVLEGMEEALRERGLEVSRVPFGWYKAFRISCKGHPLSELSRTIRPEPLKEEEESEESEWFILHRGQKIRPEEFDFTSRDLENLVKYELGELESSGEEPPHVRLMREKGLADYEPSADVGHLRWYPRGRLIRDLLADYVYMLVTSEGAMPVETPIMYDLEDEAIRVHAEKFGERQYRMKNKKELMLRYACCFGAFRILSDSFLTWKNLPASIYELSTYSFRLEKKGEVVGLKRLRGFTMPDLHTVCADLEQALTEFAGQVEMCMKTGEDLQVNYEVIFRATREFYEEYSDWVHSVADRIGKPILLELLPSRKHYWIAKMDFAAIDYLGRPIENPTVQIDVESGERFGITYVNSDEEEVNPIILHCSPTGSIERVICSLLEKTAIEMDEKPPMLPVWLSPTQVRVLPIAERHLEFAESLVSEMTANDVRADLDDRAETLGKKIRNAAQDWVPYVVVVGDSELEGKLTVNIRSTGEKVQMDLQELIELVRSETRGMPFRRLPLPVRLSERINF; encoded by the coding sequence ATGAGGATACTGTTAATTCACTCTGATTACCTGGAATACGAGACAAAGAACAAAACAGGGATAGCGGAGGAAATACCTGAAGATAAAATGAAGGGACACTTCACCGAGTCCCTTGTGGTCTTCACAGCGGTGGAGGCTGAGGATGAGGAGAACCCGGATTCAGTCATTGAAAATGCGGTAAATGAAATAGTAAGGGTTTTTGGCGACGTTAAGGCTGATAATGTGGTTATATATCCATATGCGCACCTCAGCTCCTCACTGAGCTCCCCAAAGACAGCCCGCAGGGTTCTTGAGGGAATGGAGGAGGCACTGAGGGAGCGGGGACTTGAGGTCTCAAGGGTCCCCTTCGGCTGGTACAAGGCGTTCAGAATATCCTGCAAGGGCCACCCGCTATCGGAGCTCTCAAGGACCATAAGGCCGGAGCCCCTCAAAGAGGAGGAGGAATCAGAGGAATCAGAGTGGTTCATACTCCATAGGGGCCAGAAAATCAGACCGGAGGAATTCGACTTCACCAGCAGGGACCTTGAAAACCTTGTGAAGTATGAACTGGGTGAGCTTGAATCATCCGGCGAGGAGCCACCACACGTTAGACTCATGAGGGAGAAGGGCCTGGCGGATTATGAGCCATCAGCCGATGTGGGACACCTCAGATGGTACCCCCGGGGAAGGCTGATAAGGGATCTTCTTGCAGACTACGTTTACATGCTCGTAACCAGTGAGGGGGCCATGCCGGTTGAGACCCCCATAATGTATGACCTTGAGGACGAGGCCATCAGGGTCCATGCAGAGAAGTTCGGTGAAAGGCAGTACAGAATGAAGAACAAGAAGGAACTCATGCTGCGATACGCATGCTGCTTTGGGGCCTTCAGGATACTCTCAGATTCCTTCCTCACATGGAAGAATCTCCCCGCCTCAATATATGAGCTCTCCACCTACAGCTTCAGGCTTGAGAAGAAGGGTGAGGTGGTTGGCCTCAAAAGGCTCAGGGGCTTTACAATGCCCGACCTTCACACTGTATGCGCCGACCTTGAACAGGCCCTCACCGAGTTTGCAGGGCAGGTGGAGATGTGCATGAAGACCGGTGAGGACCTCCAGGTGAACTATGAGGTGATATTCAGGGCCACCAGGGAGTTCTATGAGGAGTACTCTGACTGGGTGCACTCAGTGGCCGATAGGATAGGGAAACCGATACTACTTGAACTTCTGCCCTCAAGGAAGCACTACTGGATTGCCAAGATGGACTTTGCAGCCATAGATTACCTTGGAAGGCCAATAGAGAATCCAACAGTGCAGATAGATGTTGAGAGCGGGGAACGATTCGGCATAACCTATGTTAACAGTGATGAGGAGGAGGTCAACCCCATAATCCTCCACTGCAGCCCAACAGGAAGCATAGAGAGGGTTATCTGCAGTTTACTTGAAAAGACGGCCATTGAGATGGATGAGAAACCACCCATGCTACCTGTCTGGCTTTCACCGACACAGGTAAGGGTGCTTCCAATTGCCGAGCGCCACCTTGAATTTGCAGAGTCCCTTGTATCAGAGATGACTGCAAATGATGTGAGGGCGGACCTTGATGACAGGGCAGAGACCCTTGGTAAGAAGATAAGGAACGCTGCCCAGGACTGGGTACCCTATGTTGTGGTTGTGGGTGACAGCGAACTGGAGGGCAAACTCACAGTTAACATCAGGAGCACAGGTGAAAAGGTTCAGATGGATCTCCAGGAGCTCATCGAACTCGTCAGATCAGAGACCCGGGGGATGCCATTCAGAAGGCTGCCCCTCCCTGTCAGGCTTTCAGAGAGAATCAACTTCTAA
- a CDS encoding ParA family protein, which produces MGEIISIINQKGGCGKTTTAVNLSAALSLLERKVLVVDMDPQGNATTGFGVNKSELDSTIYTVLSRKASLTDVILPAELEDLYLAPSNISLSGAEIELSSEIGYHAILKEALGDVRDEFDYIFIDAPPSLGILTLNALVASDSVIIPIQAEYYALEGMADLLRTMNLVEERLQSPCPIKGILITLYDSRTRLARDVQREVERFFGERENIFRTRIPRNVRLAEAPSHGKPCITYDPESTGTGAYMKLAAEILDME; this is translated from the coding sequence ATGGGAGAGATAATTTCAATCATAAACCAGAAGGGGGGCTGTGGCAAGACAACAACCGCAGTGAACCTCTCGGCAGCCCTTTCACTACTTGAGAGGAAGGTGCTGGTGGTTGACATGGACCCCCAGGGTAACGCAACAACAGGGTTCGGTGTGAATAAATCTGAACTGGACTCAACCATCTACACAGTACTCAGCAGAAAGGCATCCCTCACGGATGTGATACTGCCCGCCGAACTTGAGGACCTGTACCTTGCACCGAGCAACATATCCCTCAGCGGTGCAGAAATCGAACTCAGCAGCGAGATAGGATACCACGCCATCCTCAAGGAGGCCCTGGGGGATGTGAGGGATGAATTCGACTACATATTCATAGACGCCCCGCCCTCACTTGGGATCCTCACACTCAACGCCCTAGTGGCATCCGACAGCGTCATAATACCGATACAGGCAGAGTACTATGCCCTGGAGGGAATGGCCGATCTCCTAAGGACAATGAACCTTGTTGAGGAACGTCTCCAGAGCCCCTGCCCCATAAAGGGGATACTCATAACCCTCTACGACTCCAGGACACGCCTTGCAAGGGACGTGCAGAGGGAGGTTGAAAGGTTCTTTGGTGAAAGGGAGAATATCTTCAGAACAAGGATACCGAGAAACGTACGCCTTGCAGAGGCCCCCAGCCATGGAAAACCATGCATCACCTATGACCCTGAAAGCACAGGAACGGGGGCCTACATGAAACTCGCAGCCGAAATACTGGATATGGAGTGA